A stretch of the Bubalus kerabau isolate K-KA32 ecotype Philippines breed swamp buffalo chromosome 11, PCC_UOA_SB_1v2, whole genome shotgun sequence genome encodes the following:
- the XPO1 gene encoding exportin-1, translating to MPAIMTMLADHAARQLLDFSQKLDINLLDNVVNCLYHGEGAQQRMAQEVLTHLKEHPDAWTRVDTILEFSQNMNTKYYGLQILENVIKTRWKILPRNQCEGIKKYVVGLIIKTSSDPTCVEKEKVYIGKLNMILVQILKQEWPKHWPTFISDIVGASRTSESLCQNNMVILKLLSEEVFDFSSGQITQVKAKHLKDSMCNEFSQIFQLCQFVMENSQNAPLVHATLETLLRFLNWIPLGYIFETKLISTLIYKFLNVPMFRNVSLKCLTEIAGVSVSQYEEQFVTLFTLTMMQLKQMLPLNTNIRLAYSNGKDDEQNFIQNLSLFLCTFLKEHGQLIEKRLNLRETLMEALHYMLLVSEVEETEIFKICLEYWNHLAAELYRESPFSTSASPLLSGSQHFDVPPRRQLYLPVLSKVRLLMVSRMAKPEEVLVVENDQGEVVREFMKDTDSINLYKNMRETLVYLTHLDYVDTERIMTEKLHNQVNGTEWSWKNLNTLCWAIGSISGAMHEEDEKRFLVTVIKDLLGLCEQKRGKDNKAIIASNIMYIVGQYPRFLRAHWKFLKTVVNKLFEFMHETHDGVQDMACDTFIKIAQKCRRHFVQVQVGEVMPFIDEILNNINTIICDLQPQQVHTFYEAVGYMIGAQTDQTVQEHLIEKYMLLPNQVWDSIIQQATKNVDILKDPETVKQLGSILKTNVRACKAVGHPFVIQLGRIYLDMLNVYKCLSENISAAIQANGEMVTKQPLIRSMRTVKRETLKLISGWVSRSNDPQMVAENFVPPLLDAVLIDYQRNVPAAREPEVLSTMAIIVNKLGGHITAEIPQIFDAVFECTLNMINKDFEEYPEHRTNFFLLLQAVNSHCFPAFLAIPPAQFKLVLDSIIWAFKHTMRNVADTGLQILFTLLQNVAQEEAAAQSFYQTYFCDILQHIFSVVTDTSHTAGLTMHASILAYMFNLVEEGKISTPLNPGNPVNNQMFIQEYVANLLKSAFPHLQDAQVKLFVTGLFSLNQDIPAFKEHLRDFLVQIKEFAGEDTSDLFLEERETALRQAQEEKHKLQMSVPGILNPHEIPEEMCD from the exons ggatTAAAAAATACGTTGTGGGCCTCATTATCAAGACATCATCTGACCCAACTTGTGTAGAG aaagAAAAGGTATATATCGGGAAATTAAATATGATTCTTGTTCAG ataCTTAAACAGGAATGGCCAAAACACTGGCCAACTTTTATCAGTGACATTGTTGGAGCAAGTAGGACCAGTGAAAGTCTATGTCAGAATAATATGGTGATTCTGAAACTCTTGAGTGAAGAAGTATTTGATTTTTCTAGTGGACAGATAACCCAAGTGAAAGCTAAGCATTTAAAAGACAG catGTGCAACGAATTCTCACAAATTTTTCAGCTTTGTCAGTTTGTGATg GAAAATTCCCAAAATGCTCCACTTGTACATGCAACTTTAGAAACGTTGCTCAGATTTCTTAACTGGATTCCGCTTGGATATATTTTTGAGACCAAGTTAATCAGCACATTAATTTATAAG ttCCTGAATGTTCCAATGTTTCGAAATGTCTCTCTGAAGTGCCTCACTGAGATTGCTGGTGTGAGTGTAAGCCAGTATGAGGAGCAATTTGTAACGCTATTTACACTGACAATGATGCAGCTAAAACAG ATGCTTCCTCTAAATACCAATATTCGACTTGCATACTCAAATGGAAAGGATGATGAACAGAACTTTATTCAAAATCTCAGTTTGTTTCTCTGCACCTTTCTTAAAGAACATGGTCAACTTATAGAAAAAAGATTAAATCTCAGGGAAACACTCATGGAG GCCCTTCATTATATGTTGTTGGTATCCGAAGTAGAGGAAACTGAAATCTTTAAGATTTGTCTTGAGTACTGGAATCACCTGGCAGCTGAACTCTATAGAGAGAGCCCGTTCTCAACATCTGCCTCTCCGTTGCTATCTGGAAGTCAGCATTTTGACGTTCCTCCTAGGAGACAGCTATATTTGCCTGTATTGTCCAAG GTCCGTTTATTAATGGTTAGTAGAATGGCTAAACCAGAGGAAGTATTAGTTGTAGAAAATGATCAGGGAGAAGTTGTAAGAGAATTCATGAAGGATACAGATTCCATAAATTTGTATAAGAATATGAGAGAAACATTAG tTTATCTTACTCATCTGGATTATGTAGATACAGAAAGAATAATGACCGAGAAGCTTCACAATCAAGTGAATGGTACGGAGTGGTCATGGAAGAATTTGAATACATTGTGTTGGGCAATAGGCTCCATTAGTGGAGCAATGCATGAAGAGGATGAAAAGCGATTTCTTGTTACTGTTATAAAG GATCTATTAGGATTATGTGAACAGAAAAGAGGCAAAGATAATAAAGCTATTATTGCATCAAATATCATGTACATAGTAGGTCAATATCCACGATTTTTAAGAGCTCACTGGAAATTTTTGAAGACAGTAGTTAACAAGCTCTTCGAATTCATGCATG agACCCACGATGGAGTCCAGGACATGGCTTGTGATACTTTCATTAAAATAGCTCAAAAGTGCCGCAGGCATTTTGTTCAGGTTCAGGTTGGAGAAGTAATGCCATTTATTGATGAGATTTTGAACAACATTAACACTATAATTTGCGATCTTCAACCTCAACAG GTCCATACATTTTATGAAGCTGTGGGGTACATGATTGGTGCACAAACAGACCAAACAGTACAAGAACAtttgatagaaaaatatatgCTACTTCCTAATCAGGTTTGGGATAGCATAATCCAGCAAGCAACCAAA AATGTGGATATACTTAAAGATCCTGAAACTGTCAAGCAACTTGGTAGCATACTGAAAACAAATGTGAGAGCTTGCAAAGCAGTTGGACACCCATTTGTGATTCAGCTTGGGAGAATTTATTTAGATATGCTTAATGTATACAAGTGCCTCAGTGAAAATATTTCTGCAGCTATTCAAGCTAATG gtGAGATGGTTACAAAGCAACCATTGATTAGAAGTATGCGAACAGTAAAAAGAGAAACTTTAAAGTTAATATCTGGTTGGGTGAGCCGGTCTAATGATCCACAGATG gtagCTGAAAATTTTGTTCCTCCTCTGTTGGATGCAGTTCTCATTGATTACCAGAGAAATGTCCCAGCTGCTAGAGAGCCAGAAGTGCTTAGTACTATGGCTATTATTGTCAACAAGTTAGGAGGACATATAACAGCTGAAATACCTCAAATATTTGATGCTGTTTTTGAGTGCACATTGAATATGATAAATAAG GACTTTGAAGAATATCCTGAACACAGAACGAACTTTTTCTTACTACTTCAGGCTGTCAATTCTCATTGTTTCCCAGCATTCCTGGCTATTCCACCAGCACAGTTTAAACTTGTTTTGGATTCTATTATTTGGGCTTTTAAACATACCATGAGGAATGTAGCAGATACag GCCTACAGATACTTTTTACACTCTTACAAAATGTTGCACAAGAAGAAGCTGCAGCTCAGAGTTTTTATCAGACTTATTTTTGTGATATTCTTCAGCATATCTTTTCTGTTGTGACAGACACCTCGCATACTGCTG GTTTAACAATGCATGCATCTATCCTTGCATATATGTTTAATTTGgttgaagaaggaaaaataagtacACCATTAAATCCTGGAAATCCAGTTAACAACCAAATGTTTATTCAGGAATATGTGGCTAATCTTCTTAAGTCCGCATTCCCTCATCTACAAGA CGCTCAAGTAAAGCTCTTTGTGACAGGACTTTTCAGCTTAAATCAGGATATTCCTGCATTCAAGGAACATCTTCGGGATTTCCTGGTACAGATAAAG GAGTTTGCAGGTGAAGATACATCGGATCTCTTTTTGGAAGAACGAGAAACAGCCCTTCGACAGGCtcaggaagaaaaacacaaacTTCAGATGTCTGTTCCAGGCATCCTTAATCCACATGAAATTCCAGAAGAAATGTGTGATTAA